One Microplitis demolitor isolate Queensland-Clemson2020A chromosome 2, iyMicDemo2.1a, whole genome shotgun sequence DNA segment encodes these proteins:
- the LOC103572113 gene encoding huntingtin-interacting protein 1 isoform X1, whose amino-acid sequence MASLSLPRVLQQRKTSLDLEREHFEKFQSISISKAVNPTETPVKEKHVRSAIIGTYQEKSGAIFWMFILRQPLQENRIVAWKFCHVLHKVLREGHPRVIADSQRHRGKLEDLGKMWQHLREGYGRLIHLYIRLLITKLDFHNRNPGLPGNLQVTNEELEAIGENDINIYFQMSVEMFDYMDDILNLQRAVFGSLDLSRSNSMTPCGQCRLAPLIPCIQDASQLYDYCVKILFKLHGALPADTLKGHRDRFSKQFHDLKTFYNTIKHMQYFKHLITIPGLPENPPNFLIQSELRTYVTPVVVLPQEESIDNESAVDSLIDTSDTNSMPGDQMDAARNGSVSPDVLAERDSLIDHLHHENGRQREELHRLLSEHQRIVGEMKHHIRELESMVTTKDSEVEQQKQLCEDLGKQSADAILKVRELEDKNKLIDDKFQKLKEVYSKLREEHINLIRKKAEVDKQLGGIKISLEQAERRTQEAEQRLQEIDQGQATADQEAQRVAQARSDLDDVRKQFDEVKTENLALVAKIDFISSEKAVAEGDLHDLLAQKEELDLRINQLESETERTRAQGKKDLDASQYEFILNCISSSEAIIQNASSAIDNPAISALTCTPDYLESLVSPTGQLLSDLEVCYKNYEADPKEGKQLVRVLSNVAYNLAVYLIHAKSTSNTSTDISLGDKLTDECKALVTQSSAMLASMKEKSPVVFDKINGVKTQLDAISAMANTLSKARGNVDALGDLVENELHSMDKAIEEAANKMQEMLNKSRADDSGLKLEVNGKILDSCTELMKCIRTLVKKSRLLQTEIVAQGKGTASAKEFYKRNHQWSEGLISAAKAIAMGANFLLEAADKVVLGNGKFEQLVVASQGIAASTAQLVVASRVKADKNSSNLAGLSEASREVTRATGSVVATAKSCGQLVEENDDLDMSGLSLHQAKRLEMEAQVRVLELEQALETERLRLAALRRHHYQMAGENEQ is encoded by the exons atggcatCATTGTCACTTCCTAGAGTACTGCAACAAAGAAAAACAAGTTTGGATCTTGAACGTGAgcactttgaaaaatttcag agtatcagcatcagcaaaGCTGTCAACCCAACAGAGACTCCAGTCAAAGAAAAACATGTCCGGA GCGCTATTATTGGTACATATCAAGAAAAAAGTGGAGCAATCTTCTGGATGTTTATTTTGCGACAGCCGTTGCAAGAAAATCGCATTGTCGCTTGGAAGTTTTGTCATGTTCTACACAAAGTACTCAGAGAAGGTCATCCAAGAGTTATTGCTGACTCACAGAGACACCGAGGCAAGCTTGAAGATCTTGGAAAAATGTGGCAACACTTGAGAGAAGGATACGGGAGATTAATTCATTTGTATATTCGCTTACTCATAACGAAATTAGATTTTCATAATCGTAATCCCGGGCTGCCGGGTAATCTCCAAGTTACTAATGAGGAATTGGAGGCGATTGGCGAAAAtgacattaatattta TTTTCAAATGTCAGTTGAAATGTTTGATTACATGGacgacattttaaatttacaaagagCAGTCTTTGGATCACTGGACTTATCAAGATCCAATTCAATGACTCCGTGTGGTCAGTGTCGACTGGCGCCTTTGATACCGTGTATTCAAGATGCGTCCCAACTTTACGATTACtgcgttaaaattttattcaaactcCATGGCGCGCTACCCGCTGATACATTGAAAGGACATCGTGATCGTTTTTCAAAGCAGTTTCAcgatttaaaaacattttacaaCACGATAAAACACATGCAATATTTCAAACATCTTATAACCATTCCTGGTTTACCTGAA aacccgccgaattttttaattcaatctgAGTTGAGGACATACGTGACCCCGGTTGTCGTACTGCCTCAAGAAGAGTCAATAGACAATGAATCAGCGGTCGATAGTCTTATTGATACTTCCGACACAAATTCAATGCCCGGAGATCAAATGGATGCCGCAAGAAATGGCTCCGTTTCACCGGATGTTCTCGCCGAGAG GGACAGTTTGATAGATCATTTGCATCATGAGAATGGAAGACAAAGAGAAGAACTGCATCGTCTTTTATCAGAGCATCAAAGAATTGTCGGAGAAATGAAACATCATATTAGAGAGCTTGAGTCAATGGTCAcgacaaaa GACAGCGAAGTAGAGCAGCAGAAACAATTGTGTGAAGACTTGGGGAAACAGAGCGCTGATGCAATACTTAAAGTTCGAGAACTCGAAG ataagaaTAAACTGATTGACGATAAATTCCAGAAACTAAAGGAAGTTTATTCGAAATTGAGAGAAGAacacattaatttaattcgtaag aaaGCCGAAGTGGATAAACAATTGGGcggaataaaaatatctttagaACAGGCAGAAAGACGGACTCAAGAAGCCGAACAGCGGCTCCAAGAAATTGATCAAGGTCAAGCGACAGCTGACCAAGAAGCTCAGCGAGTTGCGCAAGCCCGCTCCGATCTAGATGACGTCAGAAAACAATTCGACGAAgtgaaaactgaaaatttagcTCTGGTAGCTAAAATTGATTTCATATCATCGGAAAAAGCAGTCGCTGAAGGTGACCTTCATGATTTGTTGGCACAGAAAGAGGAATTGGATCTGCGAATAAATCAGTTGGAGTCGGAGACCGAGAGAACTCGTGCCCAAGGAAAGAAAGATCTTGATGCCAGTcagtatgaatttattttaaattgcatcTCATCTTCAGAGGCGATCATACAAAATGCATCGTCTGCTATTGACAACCCGGCGATTTCGGCGCTTACCTGCACCCCCGATTACCTTGAAAGTTTAGTCAGTCCTACAGGACAATTACTGAGTGACCTAGAAGtttgttacaaaaattacGAAGCTGATCCCAAAGAAGGCAAACAATTAGTTCGCGTCTTATCAAATGTCGCTTATAATTTAGCTGTATATTTAATCCACGCAAAATCAACTTCCAATACATCAACAGACATATCTCTTGGTGATAAATTAACTGATGAATGCAAAGCACTCGTTACTCAGTCGTCTGCGATGCTCGCAAGTATGAAAGAAAAATCCCCGgttgtttttgataaaataaacgGAGTAAAGACGCAACTGGACGCCATATCAGCGATGGCGAATACTCTGTCCAAAGCCCGAGGTAACGTTGATGCGCTGGGTGATCTGGTGGAGAATGAACTCCACAGTATGGACAAAGCGATCGAAGAAGCGGCGAATAAAATGCAGGAAATGCTCAACAAATCCCGGGCTGATGACTCGGGACTAAAACTCGAAgtgaatggaaaaattttagactCTTGTACGGAATTGATGAAATGCATCAGGACTCTGGTGAAAAAGTCGCGGCTGCTGCAAACGGAAATAGTCGCGCAGGGCAAGGGAACGGCGTCGGCTAAGGAATTTTACAAAAGAAACCACCAGTGGTCTGAAGGTCTGATATCTGCCGCCAAAGCCATCGCGATGGGAGCTAATTTTTTGCTGGAAGCTGCTGATAAAGTAGTGCTGGGTAATGGGAAATTTGAACAGCTGGTCGTGGCCTCGCAGGGTATCGCTGCGTCGACGGCGCAATTAGTTGTGGCGAGCAGAGTAAAGGCTGACAAAAACAGCAGCAATTTAGCTGGACTTTCAGAAGCTTCGAGAGAAGTCACGCGAGCTACTGGTAGTGTTGTAGCCACAGCTAAAAGTTGCGGCCAACTCGTTGAGGAAaatg ATGATCTAGACATGTCTGGACTAAGTCTCCATCAGGCTAAAAGACTCGAAATGGAAGCGCAGGTACGCGTTCTTGAGCTGGAACAGGCATTGGAGACTGAAAGATTACGACTAGCTGCGCTACGTCGTCATCATTATCAGATGGCCGGTGAAAATGAAcagtga
- the LOC103572113 gene encoding huntingtin-interacting protein 1 isoform X2, which yields MSPISPVSTKQLQHQSISISKAVNPTETPVKEKHVRSAIIGTYQEKSGAIFWMFILRQPLQENRIVAWKFCHVLHKVLREGHPRVIADSQRHRGKLEDLGKMWQHLREGYGRLIHLYIRLLITKLDFHNRNPGLPGNLQVTNEELEAIGENDINIYFQMSVEMFDYMDDILNLQRAVFGSLDLSRSNSMTPCGQCRLAPLIPCIQDASQLYDYCVKILFKLHGALPADTLKGHRDRFSKQFHDLKTFYNTIKHMQYFKHLITIPGLPENPPNFLIQSELRTYVTPVVVLPQEESIDNESAVDSLIDTSDTNSMPGDQMDAARNGSVSPDVLAERDSLIDHLHHENGRQREELHRLLSEHQRIVGEMKHHIRELESMVTTKDSEVEQQKQLCEDLGKQSADAILKVRELEDKNKLIDDKFQKLKEVYSKLREEHINLIRKKAEVDKQLGGIKISLEQAERRTQEAEQRLQEIDQGQATADQEAQRVAQARSDLDDVRKQFDEVKTENLALVAKIDFISSEKAVAEGDLHDLLAQKEELDLRINQLESETERTRAQGKKDLDASQYEFILNCISSSEAIIQNASSAIDNPAISALTCTPDYLESLVSPTGQLLSDLEVCYKNYEADPKEGKQLVRVLSNVAYNLAVYLIHAKSTSNTSTDISLGDKLTDECKALVTQSSAMLASMKEKSPVVFDKINGVKTQLDAISAMANTLSKARGNVDALGDLVENELHSMDKAIEEAANKMQEMLNKSRADDSGLKLEVNGKILDSCTELMKCIRTLVKKSRLLQTEIVAQGKGTASAKEFYKRNHQWSEGLISAAKAIAMGANFLLEAADKVVLGNGKFEQLVVASQGIAASTAQLVVASRVKADKNSSNLAGLSEASREVTRATGSVVATAKSCGQLVEENDDLDMSGLSLHQAKRLEMEAQVRVLELEQALETERLRLAALRRHHYQMAGENEQ from the exons ATGTCGCCAATATCTCCAGTATCAACTAAACAATTGCAGCACCAG agtatcagcatcagcaaaGCTGTCAACCCAACAGAGACTCCAGTCAAAGAAAAACATGTCCGGA GCGCTATTATTGGTACATATCAAGAAAAAAGTGGAGCAATCTTCTGGATGTTTATTTTGCGACAGCCGTTGCAAGAAAATCGCATTGTCGCTTGGAAGTTTTGTCATGTTCTACACAAAGTACTCAGAGAAGGTCATCCAAGAGTTATTGCTGACTCACAGAGACACCGAGGCAAGCTTGAAGATCTTGGAAAAATGTGGCAACACTTGAGAGAAGGATACGGGAGATTAATTCATTTGTATATTCGCTTACTCATAACGAAATTAGATTTTCATAATCGTAATCCCGGGCTGCCGGGTAATCTCCAAGTTACTAATGAGGAATTGGAGGCGATTGGCGAAAAtgacattaatattta TTTTCAAATGTCAGTTGAAATGTTTGATTACATGGacgacattttaaatttacaaagagCAGTCTTTGGATCACTGGACTTATCAAGATCCAATTCAATGACTCCGTGTGGTCAGTGTCGACTGGCGCCTTTGATACCGTGTATTCAAGATGCGTCCCAACTTTACGATTACtgcgttaaaattttattcaaactcCATGGCGCGCTACCCGCTGATACATTGAAAGGACATCGTGATCGTTTTTCAAAGCAGTTTCAcgatttaaaaacattttacaaCACGATAAAACACATGCAATATTTCAAACATCTTATAACCATTCCTGGTTTACCTGAA aacccgccgaattttttaattcaatctgAGTTGAGGACATACGTGACCCCGGTTGTCGTACTGCCTCAAGAAGAGTCAATAGACAATGAATCAGCGGTCGATAGTCTTATTGATACTTCCGACACAAATTCAATGCCCGGAGATCAAATGGATGCCGCAAGAAATGGCTCCGTTTCACCGGATGTTCTCGCCGAGAG GGACAGTTTGATAGATCATTTGCATCATGAGAATGGAAGACAAAGAGAAGAACTGCATCGTCTTTTATCAGAGCATCAAAGAATTGTCGGAGAAATGAAACATCATATTAGAGAGCTTGAGTCAATGGTCAcgacaaaa GACAGCGAAGTAGAGCAGCAGAAACAATTGTGTGAAGACTTGGGGAAACAGAGCGCTGATGCAATACTTAAAGTTCGAGAACTCGAAG ataagaaTAAACTGATTGACGATAAATTCCAGAAACTAAAGGAAGTTTATTCGAAATTGAGAGAAGAacacattaatttaattcgtaag aaaGCCGAAGTGGATAAACAATTGGGcggaataaaaatatctttagaACAGGCAGAAAGACGGACTCAAGAAGCCGAACAGCGGCTCCAAGAAATTGATCAAGGTCAAGCGACAGCTGACCAAGAAGCTCAGCGAGTTGCGCAAGCCCGCTCCGATCTAGATGACGTCAGAAAACAATTCGACGAAgtgaaaactgaaaatttagcTCTGGTAGCTAAAATTGATTTCATATCATCGGAAAAAGCAGTCGCTGAAGGTGACCTTCATGATTTGTTGGCACAGAAAGAGGAATTGGATCTGCGAATAAATCAGTTGGAGTCGGAGACCGAGAGAACTCGTGCCCAAGGAAAGAAAGATCTTGATGCCAGTcagtatgaatttattttaaattgcatcTCATCTTCAGAGGCGATCATACAAAATGCATCGTCTGCTATTGACAACCCGGCGATTTCGGCGCTTACCTGCACCCCCGATTACCTTGAAAGTTTAGTCAGTCCTACAGGACAATTACTGAGTGACCTAGAAGtttgttacaaaaattacGAAGCTGATCCCAAAGAAGGCAAACAATTAGTTCGCGTCTTATCAAATGTCGCTTATAATTTAGCTGTATATTTAATCCACGCAAAATCAACTTCCAATACATCAACAGACATATCTCTTGGTGATAAATTAACTGATGAATGCAAAGCACTCGTTACTCAGTCGTCTGCGATGCTCGCAAGTATGAAAGAAAAATCCCCGgttgtttttgataaaataaacgGAGTAAAGACGCAACTGGACGCCATATCAGCGATGGCGAATACTCTGTCCAAAGCCCGAGGTAACGTTGATGCGCTGGGTGATCTGGTGGAGAATGAACTCCACAGTATGGACAAAGCGATCGAAGAAGCGGCGAATAAAATGCAGGAAATGCTCAACAAATCCCGGGCTGATGACTCGGGACTAAAACTCGAAgtgaatggaaaaattttagactCTTGTACGGAATTGATGAAATGCATCAGGACTCTGGTGAAAAAGTCGCGGCTGCTGCAAACGGAAATAGTCGCGCAGGGCAAGGGAACGGCGTCGGCTAAGGAATTTTACAAAAGAAACCACCAGTGGTCTGAAGGTCTGATATCTGCCGCCAAAGCCATCGCGATGGGAGCTAATTTTTTGCTGGAAGCTGCTGATAAAGTAGTGCTGGGTAATGGGAAATTTGAACAGCTGGTCGTGGCCTCGCAGGGTATCGCTGCGTCGACGGCGCAATTAGTTGTGGCGAGCAGAGTAAAGGCTGACAAAAACAGCAGCAATTTAGCTGGACTTTCAGAAGCTTCGAGAGAAGTCACGCGAGCTACTGGTAGTGTTGTAGCCACAGCTAAAAGTTGCGGCCAACTCGTTGAGGAAaatg ATGATCTAGACATGTCTGGACTAAGTCTCCATCAGGCTAAAAGACTCGAAATGGAAGCGCAGGTACGCGTTCTTGAGCTGGAACAGGCATTGGAGACTGAAAGATTACGACTAGCTGCGCTACGTCGTCATCATTATCAGATGGCCGGTGAAAATGAAcagtga
- the LOC103572116 gene encoding FACT complex subunit Ssrp1, which produces MTDFLEYPDITAEVKGAMTPGRLKLTDQHIIFKNQRTGKVEQISANDLEMVNFQKFVGTWGLRLFLKNGLLHRFRGFKESEQEKVAKFFTANYKKDMLEKELSLKGWNWGTAKFNGSVLSFDVGHHTAFEIPLSDVSQCNTGKNEVTLEFHQNDDAPVSLLEMRFHIPVSDSADQDPVDAFHQQVMEKASVISVSGDAIAIFREIQCLTPRGRYDIKIFQSFFQLHGKTFDYKIPMSTVLRLFLLPHKDSRQMFFVVSLDPPIKQGQTRYHYLVLLFNQEEETSIELPFTEKELKEKYEDKLSKELSGPTYEVLGKVMKVIINRKLTGPGGFLGHSGTPAIGCSFKAAAGYLYPLERGFIYVHKPPIHIRFEEIASVNFARGGGSTRSFDFEIELTSGVVHTFSSIEKEEYNKLFDFISSKKLRVKNRGKGDKMNYDNDFGGSDQEDEPDAYLARVKAEAKERDDDNQDDSEDESTDEDFNPAQEESDVAEEYDSNPGTSDSDDDSDAGGSDASGKKEKKSKDKEKKKSKSAKTVSEKPRKSRKNKKEKDSNKPKRPASAFMIWLNATRDQIKKENPGISITEVSKKGGEMWKELKDKSEWEQKAAKLKKEYLEKMKDYDATKDKTVPDKSEKKKESKKESSKKDSSPTKMSGSFKSKEYISDDESSDDSSKNKKKSKSDDEDEDEDDVDADASEDEKPKKGEKRSAADDKKKTKKGKKESPPASSDEDFEEPESDASKSD; this is translated from the exons atgacggACTTTCTGGAATATCCTGACATCACTGCAGAGGTTAAGGGCGCAATG acACCCGGTCGCTTGAAACTGACAGACCagcacataatttttaaaaaccaaaGAACTGGAAAAGTTGAACAAATTTCCGCAAATGACCTGGAGATGGTAAACTTCCAGAAGTTTGTCGGAACATGGGGTCTtcgtttgtttttaaaaaacggtCTCCTCCATAGATTTCGCGGGTTCAAAGAAAGCGAGCAAGAAAAAGTCGCTAAATTTTTCACCGCTAATTACAAAAAGGACATGTTGGAAAAAGAGTTGAGTTTGAAAGGATGGAACTGGGGGACTGCTAAATTCAACGGGTCAGTGTTGAGTTTCGACGTCGGTCATCATACGGCTTTTGAAATTCCACTTAGTGACGTATCGCAATGCAACACTGGAAAAAACGAAGTAACCCTTGAATTCCACCAGAATGATGACGCGCCAGTGAGTCTTCTGGAAATGAGATTCCATATTCCTGTAAGTGACAGCGCTGACCAGGATCCAGTTGATGCGTTTCATCAACAAGTCATGGAGAAAGCTTCAGTTATCAGCGTCAGTGGCGACGCGATTGCGATATTCCGGGAAATTCAATGTCTTACACCACGTGGTCGCTATGACATCAAAATATTCCAGTCGTTCTTTCAATTGCACGGTAAAACTTTCGACTACAAAATTCCAATGTCTACAGTACttagattatttttactccCGCACAAAGACAGCAGGCAAATGTTCTTTGTCGTCAGTTTGGATCCACCAATAAAACAGGGACAGACGCGTTATCATTATCTCGTTTTATTGTTCAATCAGGAGGAAGAAACTTCTATCGAATTGCCGTTCActgaaaaagaattgaaagaaaaatatgaagaCAAATTGTCTAAAGAATTGTCAGGACCAACTTATGAAGTCTTGGGTAAAGTTAtgaaagttataataaatcgTAAGTTAACTGGACCCGGGGGATTTTTGGGACACTCTGGTACACCAGCTATTGGATGCTCATTCAAAGCTGCTGCTGGTTATCTGTACCCACTGGAACGTGGGTTCATTTACGTTCACAAGCCACCAATTCACATACGATTTGAAGAAATAGCATCAGTTAATTTCGCACGTGGTGGCGGGTCCACACGttcatttgattttgaaatagAATTGACCAGTGGAGTCGTCCATACATTCAGCAGCATCGAAAAAGAAGagtacaataaattatttgatttcatATCATCTAAGAAATTGCGGGTTAAGAACCGCGGTAAGGGAGACAAGATGAATTACGATAATGACTTCGGTGGCAGTGATCAAGAAGACGAACCGGATGCTTATCTTGCGCGAGTCAAAGCCGAAGCTAAAGAACGGGATGATGATAATCAAGACGACTCGGAAGACGAGTCGACTGATGAAGATTTCAATCCGGCGCAAGAAGAGAGTGATGTCGCTGAAGAGTATGACAGTAATCCTGGTACCTCTGACAGTGATGATGATTCAGATGCTGGTGGCTCTGATGCCAGTGGGAAGAAAGAGAAGAAGAGTAAAGATAAGGAgaagaaaaaatcaaaatctgCTAAGACTGTGTCGGAAAAACCACGCAAGtctcgtaaaaataaaaaagaaaaggacAGCAATAAACCGAAACGTCCAGCGTCGGCGTTCATGATTTGGTTGAATGCTACAAgagatcaaattaaaaaagagaACCCGGGAATTAGTATCACTGAAGTGTCGAAAAAGGGAGGGGAAATGTGGAAGGAACTCAAAGATAAATCG GAGTGGGAGCAAAAGGCGGCTAAGCTAAAGAAAGAATATctggaaaaaatgaaagattACGATGCTACTAAAGACAAAACGGTTCCTGATAAAAGCGAAAAGAAGAAAGAGTCAAAGAAAGAGAGCAGTAAAAAAGACAGCTCTCCTACAAAAATGTCTGGTTCATTTAAAAGCAAAGAGTATATTAGCGATGATGAGAGCAGCGATGACAGTtcgaaaaataagaaaaaatctaAGAGCgatgatgaggatgaggatgaggatgatgTTGATGCAGATGCCAGCGAAGACGAGAAGCCTAAGAAGGGAGAGAAACGTTCCGCTGCT gacgATAagaagaaaactaaaaaaggtaaaaaggAAAGCCCGCCAGCATCTAGCGATGAAGACTTCGAAGAACCTGAGAGTGATGCATCAAAAAGcgattga
- the LOC103572115 gene encoding TP53-regulated inhibitor of apoptosis 1-like has product MNSIGESCNELKHQYDTCFQAWFSDKFLKGDTNDSMCAPLFKIYQSCLKKAIKEHKIEIKDIEINHLGTNNEKLPPS; this is encoded by the exons ATGAATAGCATTGGAGAATCGTGTAATGAATTAAAGCATCAATATGACACGTGTTTCCAAGCATGGTTTTCTGATAAGTTCCTGAAAGGCGACACGAATGACTCTATGTGTGCTCCACTCTTCAAAATTTACCAATCATGTCTCAag aaagcTATAAAGGAgcataaaatagaaataaaagacATTGAGATAAATCATCTGGGAACGAACAATGAAAAACTTCCCCCTAGCTGA
- the LOC103572118 gene encoding protein CNPPD1, whose translation MSNKSRGKRLSGKLKTMGDHNKFLNRITKSLYYSKLPMTDRLSLPVTEFAAELFSEVKSGCSLERLDVEEASRISRNACVSPCSFVLALLYLERLKDCNPEYLYKVAPSELFLVSLMVASKFLNDDGEDDEVFNVEWAKSGDLTLAQINRLEMEFLDAINWTIYVNDEDFWNRLKKLEELVAYKEAKKRGWFSYTEITCLMDTIRLTALINTIFSISTICVATYAAGLVTLVGSALIASHVPGTSLAPRQSTESIPAESQFILPEAESTEETELTDDFLECNATCYNCVKSPTVSPATADNTGWLLTMMDWFSKHGVSKKKFGLENKIQNSGAFITNSQSLLRDHVLWEDLIVEINWKDTLGINFEYPKKSWKYYVDYMTKSSIGHQH comes from the exons atgtcaaATAAATCAAGAGGAAAAAGATTGTCGGGAAAATTAAAG ACAATGGGagatcataataaatttttgaatcgtaTTACCAAGTCGCTTTACTATTCAAAATTACCGATGACCGATCGTCTGAGTCTGCCAGTAACTG AATTTGCTgctgaattattttctgaaGTCAAAAGCGGATGTAGTTTGGAACGTCTTGATGTTGAAGAAGCTAGCAGGATCTCCAGAAACGCCTGTGTCTCTCCTTGTTCATTTGTCTTGGCTCTACTTTACTTGGAACGTTTGAAAGACTGCAATCCTGAATATTTGTACAAAGTTGCACCTTCTGAACTCTTTCTTGTTTCtttg atggtggccagtaaatttttaaatgacgaCGGTGAAGATGATGAAGTTTTTAATGTAGAATGGGCTAAATCCGGTGACTTAACTCTTGCGCAAATAAACCGATTGGAAATGGAATTTCTTGATGCAATc aattggACAATTTATGTGAATGATGAAGATTTTTGGAATcgactgaaaaaattagaagagCTCGTGGCTTACAAAGAAGCCAAAAAACGCGGCTGGTTTTCGTATACAGAAATAACCTGTCTGATGGACACGATACGACTTACGGCATTAATAAACACAATCTTCAGCATATCAACAATTTGCGTAGCGACATATGCAGCTGGTCTTGTAACTCTGGTCGGATCTGCCCTGATAGCCAGTCACGTTCCCGGAACTTCTTTAGCGCCTCGACAATCGACCGAATCCATACCCGCTGaatctcaatttattttaccgGAAGCAGAATCAACTGAGGAAACGGAACTAACTGATGATTTCCTAGAGTGCAACGCGACCTGCTACAACTGTGTCAAATCTCCTACTGTTTCTCCAGCTACAGCTGACAATACCGGATGGTTACTCACGATGATGGACTGGTTTTCCAAACACGGAGTTTCGAAAAAGAAATTCGGCTTAGAAAACAAAATACAAAACTCGGGAGCTTTTATTACAAACAGTCAGTCGCTGCTGCGTGATCACGTTCTATGGGAGGATCTGattgttgaaataaattgGAAGGACACTCTGGGAATTAATTTTGAGTATCCGAAAAAAAGTTGGAAGTATTACGTTGACTATATGACCAAGTCATCGATCGGTCATCAGCACTAA
- the LOC103572117 gene encoding uncharacterized protein LOC103572117, with protein MCTSLSVLSQSNLHYCVLKLSNKFKCKTPGLVLKFDSTIKRLYVKNLSHKLLSVGCESSSALSFTLPAINQRQTRSYGATAIVSGTIPGALSKQQAKDLAVRLTSEEREVLITALKECQSNKVRAEYEGQLAAFRWRSKFGRPAGVPSLGEVDPTGSYCAVPDDWLLRKYAETVPQPTRRDLMRVSIANAIPFIGFGFLDNFFMIIAGEHIEASLGAIISISTMAAAALGNTISDILGIGSASYVELLAQRIGFKPPRLTPVQLDLPRSRTAANLGRVIGVTIGCILGMTPLLLLHTDSKEDEEKEKKN; from the exons atgtgtacATCATTGTCGGTGCTCAGTCAGTCAAATTTGCATTACTGTGTTTTAAAACTTAGCAACAAGTTTAAATGCAAAACACCTGGTcttgttttaaaattcgacAGCACTATCAAGAGGCtgtatgttaaaaatttatcacataAACTATTATCAGTTGGCTGTGAATCATCATCAGCGTTGTCATTTACGTTACCAGCAATCAATCAGCGTCAGACGAGATCATATGGAGCAACGGCAATTGTGTCCGGCACGATTCCTGGTGCTCTTTCAAAACAACAGGCTAAAGATCTGGCTGTAAGACTCACTTCTGAGGAGAGAGAAGTTTTGATTACTGCACTGAAAGAGTGTCAGTCTAATAAAGTCAGAGCTGAGTATGAAG GTCAGTTGGCTGCATTTCGATGGAGAAGTAAATTCGGGCGACCAGCTGGAGTACCAAGTCTGGGTGAAGTGGATCCGACAGGAAGTTACTGTGCTGTACCTGATGATTGGCTATTGAGAAAGTATG CGGAAACAGTTCCACAGCCAACGCGCCGTGATTTAATGcgag tatcaatCGCAAATGCGATTCCGTTTATTGGATTTGGATTTCTCgacaattttttcatgataatCGCG GGCGAGCACATTGAAGCATCTCTGGGCgcaattatttcaatatcaaCAATGGCAGCAGCAGCACTCGGGAACACCATCTCTGATATTCTAGGAATAGGATCAGCTTCATATGTTGAATTACTAGCTCAGAGGATAGGATTCAAACCTCCTAGACTTACGCCAGTGCAATTGGATCTTCCGCGTTCTAGAACAGCTGCCAATCtg GGTCGAGTGATTGGCGTAACGATTGGCTGTATACTTGGAATGACTCCTCTCCTTCTTCTACACACGGACAGCAAAGAAGATGaagagaaggaaaaaaaaaattag